The following is a genomic window from Lagenorhynchus albirostris chromosome 2, mLagAlb1.1, whole genome shotgun sequence.
CACCATACATAAAATCCCCTCCAGCCATCAACCTTCCTTCCCTGGGGCTGAGGACCCAGAGACCAATTTGCTTCCCAGCATTAGCCTCTGGGTGGGTTTCCTGAACTCCACACCCACGTTCCTCACCTGCCCTGCCGTGGCCTTAGGGAGCAGGCAGAGGCTCTGGTGGTCTCAGCTGCTGACCTCACCGGTTATGGATACCCACCTGCGTCCACTGTGCTTGATCCAGCCTTCATTAGGACAGAGTTCCTATCCTGGGGGTGCTCCCCCTGGGAGAGGGCATACGGTGGGCATGTCTCGGGCAGGTGAGTCCAGCACTGAGACCCCCGGCATCTGTAGCCAAGGGTCTCCAGGCACCTCTTGCCCACCGGGTGGGTGACCTCACTGAGGTTGAGCATGGCTGCGGCCACCATGAAGTGCGTGAAGACCTTCTTCCCCGCGGGCCGGGAGGTGTAGCAGTCCGCAGTGCGGGGGCCTGGCGACTCGGAGCAGGCCACCACGTGGGGCATGTCATAGTCCTGGTAGAGGCGCTGAAAGATGTAGAGGAAGCCAGAGTCGACGGCCGCCTTGAGGAGGAGACTCAGCAGGTCTGTCCACCAGAGCCCGCCCCGCTTCTTGTCCAGGTTGTTGTATAGGGATGGGACGTCGGGCCCGTGCTTCAGGCGGTGATTCCGCTTGCGCTCCTGGCGGTAGACCGC
Proteins encoded in this region:
- the GJB4 gene encoding gap junction beta-4 protein, which gives rise to MNWAFLRGVLNGVNKYSTALGRIWLSVVFIFRVLVYAVAAEELWDDEQKGFICNTRQPGCANVCYNELFPVSHVHLWALQLILVTCPSLLVVMRAVYRQERKRNHRLKHGPDVPSLYNNLDKKRGGLWWTDLLSLLLKAAVDSGFLYIFQRLYQDYDMPHVVACSESPGPRTADCYTSRPAGKKVFTHFMVAAAMLNLSEVTHPVGKRCLETLGYRCRGSQCWTHLPETCPPYALSQGEHPQDRNSVLMKAGSSTVDAGGYP